One Rhododendron vialii isolate Sample 1 chromosome 2a, ASM3025357v1 genomic region harbors:
- the LOC131316432 gene encoding uncharacterized protein LOC131316432 isoform X1 has translation MEENNARLKAAGINSILVDLRGLSSPNYTNEKRRSTRNGVDDPDYMPPSIEDADDDESLDSFERKLQQMPPSGLTRSQVELQHDSTRVLERMTRSTPHLVVESRPSPPRNVEIQSEAAAGSSVVASNRRGRGISRGLDIQRLVDKSGKLLVPIPPEYGAPVGIYASKLASKIGVEVRAQ, from the exons ATGGAGGAGAACAATGCGAGACTGAAGGCTGCTGGGATTAACAGTATACTAGTTGATTTGAGGGGTTTGTCTTCGCCAAACTATACGAATGAGAAGAGAAGGAGTACTAGGAATGGGGTAGATGATCCTGACTATATGCCACCAAGTATTGAGGACGCCGATGACGATGAGTCCTTGGATTCTTTTGAACGCAAG CTCCAACAGATGCCACCGAGTGGACTAACAAGATCACAAGTTGAGCTCCAACATGACTCGACTCGTGTCCTTGAGAGGATGACTCGTTCGACACCACATCTTGTAGTTGAGTCCCGGCCCTCACCACCTCGCAATGTAGAAATACAAAGTGAGGCAGCTGCAGGTAGCAGTGTTG TAGCTTCTAATAGACGCGGACGTGGCATATCACGCGGACTAGATATCCAAAGACTTGTTGACAAATCTGGGAAACTACTTGTTCCCATCCCACCAGAGTATGGTGCTCCGGTGGGGATTTACGCTTCTAAATTGGCCTCTAAGATTGGTGTTGAGGTTCGTGCACAGTAG
- the LOC131316432 gene encoding uncharacterized protein LOC131316432 isoform X2, with amino-acid sequence MEENNARLKAAGINSILVDLRGLSSPNYTNEKRRSTRNGVDDPDYMPPSIEDADDDESLDSFERKLQQMPPSGLTRSQVELQHDSTRVLERMTRSTPHLVVESRPSPPRNVEIQSEAAAGSSVASNRRGRGISRGLDIQRLVDKSGKLLVPIPPEYGAPVGIYASKLASKIGVEVRAQ; translated from the exons ATGGAGGAGAACAATGCGAGACTGAAGGCTGCTGGGATTAACAGTATACTAGTTGATTTGAGGGGTTTGTCTTCGCCAAACTATACGAATGAGAAGAGAAGGAGTACTAGGAATGGGGTAGATGATCCTGACTATATGCCACCAAGTATTGAGGACGCCGATGACGATGAGTCCTTGGATTCTTTTGAACGCAAG CTCCAACAGATGCCACCGAGTGGACTAACAAGATCACAAGTTGAGCTCCAACATGACTCGACTCGTGTCCTTGAGAGGATGACTCGTTCGACACCACATCTTGTAGTTGAGTCCCGGCCCTCACCACCTCGCAATGTAGAAATACAAAGTGAGGCAGCTGCAGGTAGCAGTGTTG CTTCTAATAGACGCGGACGTGGCATATCACGCGGACTAGATATCCAAAGACTTGTTGACAAATCTGGGAAACTACTTGTTCCCATCCCACCAGAGTATGGTGCTCCGGTGGGGATTTACGCTTCTAAATTGGCCTCTAAGATTGGTGTTGAGGTTCGTGCACAGTAG